From the genome of Streptomyces sp. V2I9:
CGGAGGGCACCGGGCGACTGCCGGTCGGGGAGCTGGCGGGACGGCCGCTGATCAGCAGCGCGCCCACGCATCCGCCCCGGCGCGGGGTCGAGAACGCACTCGCCGAGGCCGGGGCGACCCCGGCGGTGGTCTGCGAGTCGCCCGGATACGCCCTGGTGTGTGCGCTGGTCAGCGCGGGGCTCGGGGTGGCGGTGGTGCCGGAGATGGTCGCCGCGATGGCGCCGGCCCCGCTGTCGGTCCGGCGGCTGGAGCCCGCGTCGTTCCGCCGGACCATCTCGGTCGTGCACCGGGGCGAGAGGGCGAGTGCCGCGGCGGCGACCCTGCTCGCGCTGCTGCGCGGCGGTTTCGGCCGCGGGGGCGCGGCCACGGCGGGCTGAGCCTCAGCGGGGCCCGACCGGAACGGCCCACGGGAGAGCCAGCCAGACCGTCTTGCCGCCCTCGGCGGTCGGGGTGACCTGGAGCCGGCCGCCGTACTCCTTGGCGAGCGACCTGATGATGGCCATGCCCCGGCCGTTGTCCTGCCGTACGGCGGCGGGCAGTCGCTGGGGCCACCGGGGGTGACTGTCCGTGACGCCCAGGTACAGTTCCTCGTCCCGTTCGAGCCGCAGGTCCACGGTGAAGGTGGGCGACTGGCCGAAGGTGTGCTGCACCGCGTTGGTGGCCAGCTCCGAGACGATCAGGCGGACGGTGTCGGCGTACTCGGCGTCGTCGGGCAGGCCCCATGCGGTCAAGGTCCTGGCCACATGTCTGCGGGCCGCTGAGACCGAGGCCGGATCGCTCGGCAGCGTGACGGTTGCTTCCTGATGGTCTGCCATGGCGACGCCGTCCCTTTCCCGCTCCGGGCGACCGACGGCCGACCGGGATGGTGCTTCGCGCCAGCCTGCCATCGATGAAGCTTTCTGTAACGGCGTTCGGCCAAGCTATGCATATATCTGTCGCTCGAAGCGGTGAATTCGGAACCCGTGCGGTGTGTGCGGGCGGCACACTGACGTCTCTGCGGGCCGGTTGCGGTGACGATCCGGCCCTTCCGACCGAGAAGGAGACCGGCATGCTGCACGGCCCCGCCGTCCGGCGGCGCAAGCTCGGCGAGGAGCTGCGGAGTCTGCGTCACACCGCAGGGCTGACCAGCCGGGAGGCGGCGCGGCTGCTCGGCTGGCACCAGTCCAAGGTGAGCCGTGTCGAGACGGGCGCGAGCGGCGTGACGCCTTCCGACGTGGCGCGGCTGCTGGACGCCTACGCGGTGCGCGACCCCCGGTTGCGTTCACTGCTGGAGGTGCTCGCGGGGTCGGCGGGCGGCGGCGGTTCGGAGTGGTGGCATGCCTACCGGGGGCTGATCCCGCCGCAGTACCGCGACTTCATCAGTCTGGAGTCGCAGGCCAGTACGGTCCGGACGCTGGAGACGTCGGTGGTGCCGGGGCTGCTCCAGACCGCCGGGTACGCGCGCGCCGTGACCCGTGCCTCGCTGGGCGGTTTACCGGAGGAGCACCTCGACTCGCTGGTCGAGGTACGGCTGACCCGTCAGCGGGTACTGCGTACGAGCCCTCCACTGCGGTTCACCGCCGTGCTGGACGAGGCGGTGCTCCATCGCGAGGTGGGCGGTCCGGAGGTGATGCGGGACCAGGTGCAGCACCTCATGCAGATGTCTCAACTGCCGCATGTGTGCCTACAGTTGCTTCCCTTCTCGGCGGGCGCGTACATCGGGCTCACCGGCCCTTTCGTCATTTTCTCCTTTCCGAACATTTCCGATCTGGACGTGGTCGTCCTCGATCATTTGACGAGTAGCCTCTATCTGGAGCAGAAAGAAGACCTCGACGCGTACAGCTCGGCCTTCCGCACGCTGCAGGCGCACGCGCTGTCGCCGGAACGCTCGCTGGACCTCATCTCCGAGATCGGACGCAGTTAGGGGCCGCCATGTCAGACCGTCTCGCGCTGTCCGCCGCACCGCCGCCGCCCACCGCACCGCCCGCCCCGCGATGGCGGCGCAGCAGCCGCTCGACCGGCATGAACAACTGCGTGGAGACCGCGCTGCCGGGCGGAGGGACCCTCGCCGTACGCGATTCCAAGGACGTGGACCGCCCGCCGCTGCGCTTCTCGACGGCGGCGTGGAGCGCGTTCGTGGCCGGGCTCGGCACGAGGGTGGCCGAGCCGCGGCGCTTCAGCTGACCGGAGCGGCCGCCCGGCGGGGAGCGGTGGCGACGATCGTGGCCACGGCGGTCGTGATCTGCTCCTCGGTCAGATCGGCCCGCGCGGTGAGCCGCAGCCGGGAGATGCCGTCCGGTACCGACGGCGGGCGGAAGCAGCCGACCGCCATCCCGGCCGCGCGGCAGTCGGCCGCCCAGCGCACCGCCGCCTCCGCCGAGGGCGCGCGGACGGAGACGACGGCCGCGTCGGGCCGTACGGCCGTCAGCCCGGCGGCGGTGAGGCGCGTGTACAGCGCGGTGGCCACCTCCCGTGCGCGGGCCGCGCGTCGGGGCTCCCGGCGCAGCACCCCGAGCGCACCGAGCGCGCCGCCGGCCGCCGCCGGGGCGAGCCCGGTGTCGAAGATGAACGTACGGGCCGTGTTGACCAGGTGGTCGATGACCCGCGCGGGCCCCAGGACCGCGCCGCCCTGGCTGCCCAGGGACTTGGAGAGGGTGAGCGTGGCCACCACGCCGTCTCCCCCGGCCAGCCCGGTCGCCGCGAGCGCACCGCGACCGCCGTCGCCCAGGACGCCGAGCCCGTGGGCGTCGTCGACCAGCAGGGCGGCGTTCGCGGCGCGGCAGACCTCGGCCAGCGCGGGGAGCGGGGCGGCGTCTCCGTCGACGGAGAAGACCGAGTCGGTGACGGCGAGGGCCCGCCCGTCGTGCGCCCCGAGCGCCTTGGCGACCGCGTCCGGGTCGGCGTGGGGGACGACGGCGGTCTC
Proteins encoded in this window:
- a CDS encoding helix-turn-helix transcriptional regulator — encoded protein: MLHGPAVRRRKLGEELRSLRHTAGLTSREAARLLGWHQSKVSRVETGASGVTPSDVARLLDAYAVRDPRLRSLLEVLAGSAGGGGSEWWHAYRGLIPPQYRDFISLESQASTVRTLETSVVPGLLQTAGYARAVTRASLGGLPEEHLDSLVEVRLTRQRVLRTSPPLRFTAVLDEAVLHREVGGPEVMRDQVQHLMQMSQLPHVCLQLLPFSAGAYIGLTGPFVIFSFPNISDLDVVVLDHLTSSLYLEQKEDLDAYSSAFRTLQAHALSPERSLDLISEIGRS
- a CDS encoding 8-amino-7-oxononanoate synthase, encoding MSSAPFDWIDAEARGRAAAGLVRTLRPRGAVPELLDLASNDYLGLTRHPEVTAAAADAAHRWGAGATGSRLVTGSTALHAELERELAAFCGFDAALVLSSGYAANLAALTALSGRGSLIVSDAGNHASIVDGCRLSRAETAVVPHADPDAVAKALGAHDGRALAVTDSVFSVDGDAAPLPALAEVCRAANAALLVDDAHGLGVLGDGGRGALAATGLAGGDGVVATLTLSKSLGSQGGAVLGPARVIDHLVNTARTFIFDTGLAPAAAGGALGALGVLRREPRRAARAREVATALYTRLTAAGLTAVRPDAAVVSVRAPSAEAAVRWAADCRAAGMAVGCFRPPSVPDGISRLRLTARADLTEEQITTAVATIVATAPRRAAAPVS
- a CDS encoding DUF397 domain-containing protein, coding for MSDRLALSAAPPPPTAPPAPRWRRSSRSTGMNNCVETALPGGGTLAVRDSKDVDRPPLRFSTAAWSAFVAGLGTRVAEPRRFS
- a CDS encoding ATP-binding protein, whose protein sequence is MADHQEATVTLPSDPASVSAARRHVARTLTAWGLPDDAEYADTVRLIVSELATNAVQHTFGQSPTFTVDLRLERDEELYLGVTDSHPRWPQRLPAAVRQDNGRGMAIIRSLAKEYGGRLQVTPTAEGGKTVWLALPWAVPVGPR